A single Apodemus sylvaticus chromosome 20, mApoSyl1.1, whole genome shotgun sequence DNA region contains:
- the Mars1 gene encoding methionine--tRNA ligase, cytoplasmic translates to MRLFVSEGSPGSLPVLAAAARARGRAELLISTVGPEECVVPFLTRPRVPVLQLDNGNYLFSASAICRYFFLLCGWEQDDLTNQWLEWEATELQPVLSAALHCLVVQGKKGEDVLGPLRRVLTHIDHSLSRQNCPFLAGDTESLADIVLWGALFPLLQDPAYLPEELGALQSWFQTLSTQEPCQRAAETVLRQQGVLALRPYLQKQPQPPPPPPPTEGRAVSNEPEEEELATLSEEDIITAVTAWEKGLESLPPLQPQQQPVLPVPGERNVLITSALPYVNNVPHLGNIIGCVLSADVFARYCRLRQWNTLYLCGTDEYGTATETKAMEEGLTPREICDKYHAVHADIYRWFNISFDTFGRTTTPQQTKITQDIFQRLLARGFVLQDTVEQLRCERCARFLADRFVEGVCPFCGYEEARGDQCDKCGKLINAIELKKPQCKVCRSCPVVRSSKHLFLDLPKLEKRLEDWLGKTLPGSDWTPNARFIIRSWLRDGLKPRCITRDLKWGTPVPLEGFEDKVFYVWFDATIGYLSITANYTDQWERWWKNPEQVDLYQFMAKDNVPFHGLVFPCSALGAEDNYTLVKHLIATEYLNYEDGKFSKSRGVGVFGDMAQDTGIPADIWRFYLLYIRPEGQDSAFSWTDLLIKNNSELLNNLGNFINRAGMFVSKFFGGCVPEMALTHDDRRLVAHVSWELQRYHQLLEKVRIRDALRSILTISRHGNQYIQVNEPWKRIKGGETDRQRAGTVTGLAVNVAALLSVMLQPYMPTVSCTIQTQLQLPLAACRILATSFICTLPAGHRIGTVSPLFQKLENDQIENLRQRFAGGQAKSSPKPAVVEAVPTAVSQHIQTLVDEVTKQGNIVRELKAQKADKNQVAAEVAKLLDLKKQLALAEGKPIETPKGKKKK, encoded by the exons ATGAGACTGTTCGTGAGCGAGGGTTCCCCGGGGAGCCTGCCCGTGCTGGCTGCGGCCGCGAGGGCCCGGGGTCGGGCGGAGCTGCTCATCAGCACCGTAGGCCCCGAAG AGTGTGTGGTACCATTCCTTACCCGGCCTAGGGTCCCTGTCTTGCAGCTGGATAATGGCAACTACCTCTTCTCTGCTAGTGCAATCTGCCG atatttttttctgttatgtgGCTGGGAACAAGATGATCTTACCAACCAGTGGCTGGAATGGGAGGCAACAGAACTTCAG CCTGTTCTGTCTGCTGCCCTACATTGTCTAGTGGTTCAGGGCAAGAAAGGGGAAGATGTACTGGGCCCACTTCGGAGAGTCCTGACTCACATAGATCACAGCTTGAGTCGTCAAAACTGCCCTTTCCTGGCTGGG GACACAGAATCTCTAGCTGACATTGTTCTGTGGGGAGCACTATTTCCTTTACTGCAAGACCCAGCTTACCTCCCTG AGGAGCTGGGTGCCCTGCAAAGCTGGTTCCAGACACTGAGCACCCAGGAGCCGTGCCAGCGTGCTGCAGAGACTGTGCTCAGACAGCAGGGTGTCCTGGCGCTGCGTCCCTACCTCCAAAAACAGCCAcagcccccgcccccgcccccgccgaCCGAGGGGAGAGCAGTCAGCAATGAGCCAGAG GAAGAGGAGCTGGCTACCCTGTCTGAGGAGGACATCATCACAGCCGTTACTGCTTGGGAGAAGGGCCTGGAGAGCTTGCCTCCGCTACAGCCCCAGCAGCAGCCAGT gtTGCCTGTGCCTGGGGAGAGGAATGTGCTCATCACCAGCGCCCTCCCGTATGTCAACAACGTCCCCCACCTCGGAAACATCATTGGCTGTGTGCTCAGTGCTGATGTCTTTGCAAG GTACTGTCGCCTTCGCCAGTGGAACACCCTCTACCTGTGTGGTACAGATGAGTATGGCACTGCGACAGAGACCAAGGCCATGGAGGAGGGGCTGACCCCGCGGGAAATCTGTGACAAGTACCATGCCGTCCACGCCGACATCTACCGCTGGTTCAACATATCGTTCGATACTTTCGGTCGCACCACCACCCCTCAGCAGACCAA AATCACACAGGACATCTTCCAGCGCTTGCTGGCACGGGGCTTCGTGCTGCAGGACACGGTAGAGCAGCTCCGGTGTGAGCGCTGTGCACGCTTCCTGGCCGACCGCTTCGTCGAGGGAGTGTGTCCCTTCTGTGGCTATGAAGAGGCCCGAGGTGACCAGTGTGACAAGTGTGGAAAGCTCATCAACGCCATTGAGCTCAAG AAACCCCAGTGCAAAGTCTGCCGCTCCTGCCCTGTGGTGAGGTCCTCGAAGCACCTGTTTCTAGACCTGCCTAAG CTGGAAAAGCGCCTGGAGGACTGGCTGGGGAAGACACTGCCTGGGAGTGACTGGACACCCAATGCCAGGTTTATCATTCGTTCCTGGCTTCGCGATGGCCTCAAGCCACGATGCATCACCAGAGACCTTAAATGGGGAACTCCTGTGCCCTTAGAAGGTTTTGAGGACAAG GTATTTTATGTGTGGTTTGATGCTACCATTGGCTACCTGTCCATCACAGCCAACTACACAGACCAGTGGGAGAGATGGTGGAAGAATCCAGAACAA GTGGACCTTTACCAGTTCATGGCCAAGGACAATGTTCCCTTCCATGGCTTGGTCTTTCCTTGTTCAGCCCTAGGAGCTGAGGACAACTACACCTTAGTCAAGCACCTCATTGCTACAG AATACCTGAACTATGAGGATGGGAAGTTCTCTAAGAGCCGGGGAGTAGGAGTGTTTGGAGACATGGCCCAGGACACGGGGATCCCTGCTGACATCTGGCGCTTCTACCTGCTATACATTCGGCCCGAGGGCCAGGACAGTGCCTTCTCCTGGACAGACTTGCTGATTAAAAACAATTCTGAGCTGCTCAACAACCTGGGCAACTTCATCAACAg AGCTGGCATGTTTGTGTCTAAGTTTTTCGGCGGCTGTGTGCCTGAGATGGCGCTAACCCATGACGACAGACGCCTGGTGGCCCATGTCTCCTGGGAACTCCAACGCTATCACCAGCTGTTGGAAAAGGTTCG GATCCGGGATGCCTTGCGCAGTATCCTTACCATATCTCGCCATGGCAACCAATACATTCAAGTCAATGAGCCCTGGAAACGGATTAAAGGTGGTGAGACGGACAG gcagAGGGCAGGCACAGTGACAGGCCTGGCAGTGAACGTGGCTGCCTTGCTGTCTGTCATGCTCCAGCCGTACATGCCCACAGTCAGCTGCACCATCCAGACCCAGCTGCAGCTCCCACTTGCAGCCTGCCGTATCCTGGCCACAAGCTTCATCTGCACCTTACCAGCAGGCCACCGAATTGGCACA GTCAGTCCTTTGTTCCAAAAATTGGAAAATGACCAGATTGAAAATCTGAGGCAGCGCTTTGCAGGGGGCCAG GCTAAATCGTCCCCCAAGCCAGCAGTTGTTGAGGCAGTTCCAACAGCGGTGTCGCAGCACATACAGACGCTGGTGGATGAGGTGACCAAGCAG GGCAACATAGTCCGAGAACTGAAAGCACAGAAGGCAGATAAGAACCAGGTTGCTGCAGAGGTGGCTAAACTCCTGGACCTAAAGAAACAATTGGCTTTGGCTGAGGGGAAACCCATTGAAACTCCTAAAGGCAAGAAGAAAAAGTAA
- the Ddit3 gene encoding DNA damage-inducible transcript 3 protein, whose translation MAAESLPFTFETVSSWELEAWYEDLQEVLSSDEIGATYIASPGNEEEESKTFTTLDPASLAWLTEEPGPAEVTSTSQSPRSPDSSQSSMAQEEEEEEQGRTRKRKQSGQCPARAGKQRMKEKEQENERRVTQLAEENERLKQEIERLTREVETTRRALIDRMVSLHQA comes from the exons ATGGCAGCTGAGTCCCTGCCTTTCACCTTTGAGACGGTGTCCAGCTGGGAGCTGGAAGCCTGGTATGAGGATCTGCAGGAGGTCCTGTCCTCAGATGAAATTGGGGCCACCTATATCGCATCCCCAGGAAATGAAGAG GAAGAATCAAAAACCTTCACTACTCTTGACCCCGCGTCCCTAGCTTGGCTGACGGAGGAGCCAGGGCCTGCAGAGGTCACAAGCACCTCCCAAAGCCCTCGCTCTCCAGATTCCAGTCAGAGTTCTATggctcaggaggaagaggaggaagagcaaggAAGAACTAGGAAACGGAAACAGAGTGGTCAGTGCCCAGCCCGGGCTGGGAAGCAGCGCatgaaggagaaggagcaggagaacGAGAGGAGAGTGACACAGCTGGCTGAGGAGAACGAGCGGCTCAAGCAGGAAATCGAGCGCCTGACTAGGGAGGTGGAGACCACGCGTCGCGCTCTAATCGACCGCATGGTCAGTCTGCACCAAGCATGA